The Candidatus Binataceae bacterium genome window below encodes:
- a CDS encoding glycosyltransferase, translated as MTPEISVIIPTYNRRAMLREALASVAAQRHSSFEVSYEVIVVDDGSTDGTSEELICRGDDIRAVRTERRGPATARNRGIAIARGGLIAFLDSDDLWMPAKLARQSRFMRDHPDCAIAQTGEIWMRDGRRVNPGRRHRKRAGDIFIDSLRTCLISPSAAILRRELFDEVGGFDEDMAACEDYDLWLRIVARHEAGLLDEPLVIRRAGHPGQLSASVAALDRFRIRALAKLLADGSLSAGRRAAAAEVMAEKCLVYGKGLASRGHHDAAAFFADAARSALARWTHAPDAALETSRATMHEMLKLRETSAISTDPAVRQDHPGPPSIPI; from the coding sequence ATGACGCCCGAGATAAGCGTAATCATCCCGACTTACAACCGGCGCGCGATGCTGCGCGAGGCGCTGGCCTCGGTCGCCGCACAGCGCCATTCGAGCTTCGAAGTCAGCTACGAGGTCATAGTCGTCGATGACGGCTCAACCGACGGCACCTCGGAAGAGCTGATCTGTCGCGGCGACGATATCCGCGCCGTCAGGACCGAACGGCGCGGGCCGGCCACCGCCCGCAATCGCGGTATCGCGATCGCGCGCGGGGGCCTGATCGCTTTTCTCGATTCGGACGATTTGTGGATGCCCGCAAAGCTCGCGCGCCAGAGCCGGTTCATGCGCGACCACCCCGATTGTGCGATCGCGCAAACGGGGGAGATCTGGATGCGCGACGGCAGGCGCGTCAATCCCGGCCGGCGCCATCGCAAGCGCGCCGGCGACATCTTTATCGATTCGCTCCGCACCTGTCTCATCAGCCCGTCGGCGGCCATCCTGAGGCGCGAGCTATTCGATGAAGTCGGCGGTTTCGACGAGGACATGGCCGCGTGCGAAGACTACGACCTGTGGCTGCGGATTGTTGCGCGCCACGAAGCCGGCCTGCTCGACGAGCCGCTTGTGATTCGCCGCGCCGGCCATCCCGGGCAGCTCTCGGCAAGCGTCGCGGCGCTCGATCGTTTCCGTATCCGCGCGCTCGCGAAGCTGCTCGCCGACGGCTCGCTCAGCGCCGGCCGGCGAGCGGCGGCGGCGGAGGTGATGGCCGAAAAATGTCTCGTCTATGGCAAGGGGCTCGCCAGCCGTGGCCATCATGACGCCGCCGCTTTCTTCGCTGACGCGGCGCGCTCGGCGCTCGCGCGATGGACTCACGCGCCCGACGCCGCGCTCGAGACGTCGCGTGCGACGATGCACGAGATGCTCAAACTCC